One genomic region from Deltaproteobacteria bacterium encodes:
- a CDS encoding type II toxin-antitoxin system HigB family toxin — protein sequence MHVISRKKLVEFYEQSSRQDAKEPLKAWYNEACHAQWTSPADVKHRYRSASIIGGNRVVFNIAGNKYRLIVRINYHSKTVFLRFIGTHKEYDNIDAEVI from the coding sequence ATGCATGTAATCTCGAGAAAGAAATTGGTCGAATTCTATGAACAATCGAGCCGCCAAGACGCCAAGGAGCCGTTGAAAGCGTGGTACAATGAAGCCTGTCACGCTCAATGGACTTCTCCGGCAGACGTTAAACATCGATATAGATCGGCCAGTATTATCGGGGGCAATAGGGTTGTATTTAACATTGCAGGCAATAAATACCGACTTATCGTGAGGATTAACTATCACTCAAAAACCGTCTTTTTACGGTTTATTGGAACCCACAAAGAGTACGACAACATCGATGCGGAGGTGATCTGA